A region from the Flavobacteriales bacterium genome encodes:
- a CDS encoding gliding motility-associated C-terminal domain-containing protein — MVTGSLHAQVLPEFNMTDTVVTLCKGILLDSEDGPGGNIYGNNEDYTFTIDAGGPVTLVFDEVFCTEQGLDLLTFHDGPSILSPQIGPAYSGINAPPPITSTGYYLTVHFVTDANVAYCGFEAQWTSVVIPPVPPVMTIPTPPMCASAAINLAFSYPIPCDSINPSAFTISGSNSPVVTSATPTNCIGGETQTMQLGIDPPFDRNCPYDVSFEIGIRDRCDSLWYFTINASTQIATCPLGVLMELTEDTICAGTCTELFADVQGCLTYTFTWSNGLPNSAGPHSICPTTTTTYSVTVTENGTGQTTTNSITVVVVDPQITGPTSAICQSDAAFDLSATPVGGVWSGPGIIDSLAGTLDPDTAGPGAHIISYSLGGCTETITVVIDSMDAGVTHAACPGTAPFFIPYATPGGGTWSGPNVQPNGLFDPSTIGTFLLTYTAGNCSDTVRVNVDNIIGQAQLDTVCQSTYPFDIPVYPFGGRWSGPGIVDSIYGTFDPDEAGGGTHTLLYDMHGCDMSFTIHVKPIDIGYDRSACPSQPPFVLSLAAIPPGGMWSGLGIADGNTGLYDPAQAGLVWDVVTYAAPNACTDTIGILVGWTEVNDDTLYFCEGDDALILDENTTGRTPWDGTWSGPGITQDNDGNFFIDPSLAGVGAYVLHFDANTCSDSLWAIVHPASLGVPDMTVCSATGAFLIAQVPMGATFTGAGVNSTGVFDPALAGAGVHAIVYGAPAGCTDTVNINVYAFQQASIGGVQETYCSNDVLVDIDLYPSGGVFTGLPDTLFNPGLLTNGTYTLTYSVGFGACLSSDTLVFTDHPALATQVSVSNNPICGGGGSVIEVVPMGGNPNYPVSYQWSDGAFPIETNSVSPDTTTWYVVTTTDGCSDPVIDSVLITVHPPFQEQFAFSAMQCYGEPGYVVGSVTGPGTYTFTWDAGTVTVGDSVNLPAGELVQVNVVNDATGCDHDTLIQVPSWPAITALFSANPDEPCVPWEQRDVTFIDLSNNAVGGYWVIDGDTVPYSLGTDPNYDLGHAGYYSVQLVVWNEGNCADSMSLDICIQDSEAIFLPDAFSPNGDGNNDVLFVRGGTIAQMDFALYDRWGNRVFSSTGPQHGWDGNMNDAQSPSGVYLWTLHATLDDGTTVDRTGNITLVR; from the coding sequence ATGGTCACAGGCTCATTGCACGCCCAAGTGCTGCCGGAGTTCAACATGACCGACACGGTGGTGACGCTCTGCAAGGGCATCCTGCTCGATAGTGAGGACGGGCCCGGTGGCAACATCTACGGCAACAACGAAGACTACACGTTCACCATCGATGCAGGCGGGCCGGTGACATTGGTGTTCGACGAGGTGTTCTGCACGGAGCAGGGGCTGGACCTTCTGACTTTCCATGATGGGCCGAGCATCCTCTCGCCGCAGATCGGACCGGCGTACAGTGGGATCAACGCACCACCGCCCATCACCAGCACCGGCTACTACCTCACCGTGCACTTCGTAACCGATGCCAACGTGGCCTATTGCGGCTTCGAAGCGCAATGGACGAGCGTGGTGATCCCCCCGGTGCCGCCGGTGATGACGATCCCAACACCACCAATGTGCGCGAGCGCTGCCATCAACCTGGCCTTCAGCTACCCGATCCCTTGCGACTCCATCAACCCAAGCGCGTTCACCATCAGCGGCTCGAACTCCCCTGTGGTGACGAGCGCCACACCCACGAACTGCATCGGCGGCGAAACGCAGACCATGCAGCTGGGCATCGACCCGCCGTTCGATCGCAACTGCCCTTACGATGTCTCGTTCGAGATCGGCATCCGCGACCGGTGCGACTCGCTGTGGTACTTCACCATCAACGCGAGCACGCAGATCGCGACCTGTCCGCTCGGCGTGCTGATGGAACTGACCGAGGATACGATCTGCGCCGGGACCTGCACGGAACTCTTCGCTGATGTGCAAGGCTGCCTCACCTACACCTTCACTTGGAGCAACGGCCTGCCGAACAGTGCGGGCCCACATTCCATCTGCCCGACCACAACCACCACGTATTCGGTCACCGTTACCGAGAACGGCACAGGACAAACCACCACCAACAGCATCACCGTGGTGGTCGTTGATCCGCAGATCACTGGCCCCACCAGTGCCATCTGCCAATCGGACGCCGCATTCGATCTGAGCGCCACACCGGTCGGCGGTGTCTGGAGCGGACCGGGCATCATCGACTCGCTGGCCGGTACGCTCGACCCTGATACCGCTGGGCCGGGAGCGCACATCATCTCCTACTCGCTGGGCGGCTGCACAGAGACCATCACCGTGGTGATCGATAGCATGGATGCTGGCGTGACCCATGCAGCCTGCCCCGGAACCGCGCCGTTCTTCATTCCGTACGCAACGCCCGGCGGTGGCACATGGAGCGGCCCGAACGTGCAACCCAATGGGCTCTTCGACCCGAGCACGATCGGCACCTTCCTGCTCACCTACACGGCTGGCAATTGCAGCGACACCGTGCGCGTGAACGTGGACAACATCATCGGACAAGCACAGCTGGACACGGTCTGCCAGAGCACCTACCCGTTCGACATACCGGTCTATCCCTTCGGTGGGCGATGGAGCGGACCGGGCATCGTCGATTCGATCTATGGCACCTTCGATCCGGACGAAGCTGGCGGCGGCACACATACGCTGCTGTATGACATGCACGGTTGCGACATGTCCTTCACCATCCATGTGAAGCCCATCGATATCGGATATGACCGCAGCGCTTGCCCTTCGCAACCGCCGTTCGTGCTCTCACTAGCGGCCATTCCTCCGGGCGGCATGTGGAGCGGGCTGGGCATTGCGGATGGGAACACCGGTCTGTACGATCCCGCGCAAGCCGGACTTGTATGGGATGTGGTGACCTACGCCGCACCGAACGCTTGCACCGACACAATAGGCATCCTTGTGGGTTGGACGGAGGTCAACGACGACACGCTCTACTTCTGCGAGGGCGATGATGCGCTGATCCTCGACGAGAACACGACCGGCCGGACACCGTGGGACGGTACGTGGAGCGGGCCCGGCATCACACAGGACAACGACGGCAACTTCTTCATCGACCCCTCTCTTGCAGGAGTTGGCGCATACGTGCTCCACTTCGACGCGAACACCTGCAGCGACAGTCTTTGGGCCATTGTGCATCCTGCTTCTCTCGGTGTGCCCGACATGACCGTGTGCAGTGCAACAGGCGCCTTTTTGATCGCTCAGGTTCCCATGGGGGCCACGTTCACCGGCGCAGGCGTGAACAGCACGGGCGTGTTCGATCCCGCGCTGGCAGGAGCAGGTGTGCATGCCATCGTTTATGGTGCTCCCGCCGGATGCACGGACACCGTGAACATCAATGTGTACGCGTTCCAGCAAGCCAGCATCGGCGGTGTGCAGGAGACCTATTGCAGCAATGATGTGCTGGTGGACATTGACCTCTACCCCTCGGGCGGGGTGTTCACCGGATTGCCGGACACGCTATTCAACCCCGGCCTTCTCACGAACGGCACGTACACGCTCACCTATAGCGTGGGCTTCGGCGCGTGCCTCAGCAGCGACACACTGGTCTTCACCGACCATCCTGCCTTGGCAACGCAGGTCAGCGTCAGCAACAACCCGATCTGTGGCGGCGGTGGTAGCGTCATCGAGGTGGTCCCCATGGGCGGCAACCCGAACTATCCGGTTAGCTACCAATGGAGCGACGGCGCGTTCCCGATCGAAACGAACAGCGTGAGCCCCGACACCACCACTTGGTACGTGGTGACCACCACCGATGGCTGCAGCGACCCGGTGATCGACAGCGTGCTCATCACCGTGCATCCGCCCTTCCAGGAGCAGTTCGCGTTCAGCGCGATGCAGTGCTATGGTGAGCCGGGCTACGTGGTCGGCAGCGTGACGGGTCCGGGTACCTACACCTTCACCTGGGATGCTGGAACGGTGACCGTTGGCGACAGCGTGAACCTTCCAGCGGGCGAACTCGTGCAGGTGAACGTGGTGAACGATGCCACCGGCTGCGATCACGACACACTGATCCAGGTGCCCAGCTGGCCCGCCATCACGGCGCTCTTCAGCGCGAACCCCGATGAGCCGTGCGTGCCGTGGGAGCAGCGCGATGTGACGTTCATCGACCTCAGCAACAATGCCGTTGGCGGCTATTGGGTGATCGATGGCGACACGGTCCCCTACTCCTTGGGCACGGATCCCAACTACGACCTCGGCCACGCCGGCTACTACTCGGTGCAACTCGTTGTTTGGAACGAAGGCAACTGCGCCGACAGCATGAGCCTCGACATCTGCATCCAGGACAGCGAGGCCATCTTCCTACCGGATGCTTTCAGTCCGAACGGGGACGGGAACAACGATGTGCTGTTCGTCAGGGGCGGAACCATCGCTCAAATGGACTTCGCACTCTACGACCGCTGGGGCAACCGTGTCTTCAGCAGCACCGGCCCACAGCACGGTTGGGACGGGAACATGAACGATGCACAGAGTCCGAGCGGCGTGTACCTGTGGACGCTGCATGCAACGCTTGACGACGGTACCACGGTCGATCGCACCGGCAACATCACGCTTGTACGATGA